Proteins from a genomic interval of Oncorhynchus mykiss isolate Arlee chromosome 21, USDA_OmykA_1.1, whole genome shotgun sequence:
- the LOC110500893 gene encoding transcriptional adapter 2-beta produces MADLGKKYCVNCLADVTNLRLRCTDCPDIELCPECFSAGAEIGNHRRWHGYQQVDGGRFTLWGPEAEGGWTSREEQSLLDAIEQYGFGNWEDMATHVGASRTPQDVMDHYVGMYIHGNLGKACVPDSIPNRVTDHTCPSGGPLSPSLTTPLPPLDVTLGEQQQLGYMPLRDDYEMEYDQEAEKLISGLSVNYDDEDVEIEMKRAHVDMYVRKLRERQRRKNVARDYNLVPVFLGRDKKEKQSTLGVVGGGGGVAVGAVGSLPTPTTPAVTPGAPAVPTVPKRKIPKEEKEQRIKLRGMCQFMAQREFEDLFHNMHKERVLRAKVRELQRYRRNGIARLDEAAEYEAARHKREKRKENKSVATSKTGRGGGLGTGGGLGGGTGGGGVIKEEGKDGEFPAIENLAGFELLSDREKVLCNSLNLSPTRYLTVKTIIIKDHLQKSQGIPSKSRLPSYLDKVLKKRILSFLTESGWISRDAS; encoded by the exons ATGGCCGACCTAGGAAAGAAGTACTGCGTAAACTGCCTTGCAGACGTTACGAATCTGCGGCTTCGCTGTACTGACTGTCCAGATATCGAACTTTGTCCGGAGTGCTTCTCCGCGGGTGCAGAAATCGGTAATCACCGGCGATGGCACGGTTATCAGCAAGTCGACGGCGGGCGCTTCACCCTCTGGGGTCCCGAAGCGGAGGGAGGATGGACTAGCAGGGAAGAGCAGTCGCTCCTCGACGCGATCGAGCAATATGGCTTTGGAAACTGG GAGGACATGGCCACTCATGTAGGGGCGTCTCGGACCCCCCAGGATGTCATGGACCACTATGTCGGCATGTACATCCATGGCAACCTGGGAAAGGCCTGCGTCCCCGACAGCATCCCCAACCGGGTGACGGATCACACCTGCCCCAGCGGCGGCCCCCTGTCCCCCAGCCTCACCACCCCCCTGCCTCCCCTGGACGTGACCCTGGGCGAGCAGCAACAGCTGGGCTACATGCCGCTCCGCGACGACTATGAGATGGAGTACGACCAGGAGGCGGAGAAGCTCATCAGTGGCCTGTCGGTCAACTACGACGATGAAGACGTGGAGATCGAGATGAAGCGCGCGCACGTGGACATGTACGTGCGCAAGCTTCGTGAGCGCCAGCGCCGCAAAAATGTGGCCCGCGACTACAACCTGGTGCCCGTCTTCCTAGGCCGCGACAAGAAGGAGAAGCAAAGCACGCTGGGAgttgtaggtggtggtggtggcgtcGCCGTCGGAGCGGTGGGGAGCCTTCCGACGCCAACCACTCCCGCGGTGACGCCGGGAGCTCCAGCCGTTCCGACAGTGCCGAAGCGTAAGATCCCcaaggaggagaaggagcagcGGATCAAGTTACGGGGGATGTGCCAGTTCATGGCTCAGCGGGAGTTTGAGGACTTGTTCCACAACATGCACAAGGAGCGCGTGCTGCGCGCCAAAGTACGGGAGCTGCAGCGCTACCGCCGCAACGGCATCGCGCGACTGGACGAGGCGGCCGAGTACGAGGCGGCGAGGCACAAACGGGAGAAACGCAAGGAGAACAAGAGCGTAGCTACCTCGAAAACGGGCCGGGGCGGAGGGCTCGGCACAGGAGGAGGGCTTGGCGGAGGGACAGGAGGTGGCGGAGTCATCAAAGAGGAGGGCAAGGATGGAGAGTTCCCGGCCATAGAGAACCTGGCGGGCTTCGAGCTGCTGTCAGACCGGGAGAAGGTGCTGTGCAATTCACTTAACCTCAGCCCCACGCGCTACCTGACAGTCAAGACAATCATCATCAAGGACCACCTGCAGAAGAGCCAGGGCATTCCCTCCAAGAGCCGGCTGCCCAGCTACCTAGACAAGGTGCTCAAGAAACGCATCCTCAGCTTCCTCACAGAGAGCGGCTGGATATCCCGGGATGCATCCTAA
- the LOC110500744 gene encoding grpE protein homolog 1, mitochondrial, whose amino-acid sequence MASWCVRAVKQSYSVVSSSSIIRASPRLLCTAAQQKSGQGLEEDQHAEQSAAEKGLAEEKGQLEEQLKEVTDKYKRALADTENLRTRSQKMVEDSKLYGIQRFCKDLLEVADILEKATESVPSEEVSSQKNPHLKNLYDGLVMTDKQMQKVFAKHGLVKLNPDGGQKFDPYEHEALFHAPVEGKEPGTVAIVTKVGYKLHGRTLRPALVGVAKAP is encoded by the exons ATGGCGAGCTGGTGTGTACGAGCTGTAAAACAGAGTTACTCTGTTGTATCATCTTCTTCAATAATAAG GGCATCCCCACGGCTCCTATGCACAGCAGCCCAGCAGAAAAGCGGCCAGGGGTTGGAGGAGGACCAGCATGCTGAGCAGAGCGCAGCAGAGAAGGGCCTTGCTGAGGAGAAGGGCCAGCTGGAGGAGCAGCTTAAAGAGGTCACG GACAAGTACAAGCGGGCCCTGGCAGACACGGAGAACCTGAGGACGAGGAGTCAAAAGATGGTGGAAGACTCAAAGTTGTATG GAATCCAAAGGTTCTGCAAAGACCTGCTGGAGGTGGCGGACATCCTGGAGAAGGCGACGGAGAGCGTGCCCAGTGAGGAGGTGTCCTCTCAGAAGAACCCCCACCTGAAGAACCTGTACGACGGCCTGGTGATGACAGATAAACAGATGCAGAAGGTGTTCGCCAAGCACGGCCTGGTCAAGCTTAATCCAGACGGAGGGCAGAAGTTCGACCCCTATGAGCACGAGGCTCTGTTTCACGCCCCTGTGGAGGGTAAGGAGCCTGGCACGGTCGCCATAGTAACCAAGGTGGGCTACAAACTCCACGGGCGCACCCTCCGGCCGGCATTGGTGGGCGTGGCCAAAGCcccttga
- the ccdc96 gene encoding coiled-coil domain-containing protein 96 yields MDGNAEQKENDPGSNPNIENTELKNDEQLQHTPAEEPSEEGKSTNADYCKNKADMAADEAEEVVAVEQSGQESEKALGEQATEGISAETEGGNPAASEPGEGAGDESPTGPNLPTSETFEEGEVPEMKPLIGEPLSREGSLTLEDVDNNNDDEDGLPKLDPGTPEGESSVQVEEKGPSLTKETGPSIDYKEYMNFLYELQAEKDKLSQVNGQLQIKLVEYFRKKTGDDARPEKEKAVSDQEQRYQKYMAIMEDLKWQHRLDSEAAQQQAEELRQQSQEKLGQLETEWSAFMALKRDVAVTALSRRLGKQAAAVEVEQIQAAEQRRQKELVTVRLENIKLKNKTRKFEATLRAKEMLAEGLHLIDFEQLKIENQTYNEKIEERNEELLKLRKKITSTVQVLTHVKEKLQFVQMENQAKRAQLAEVEVVVARKRDVLTRTKQARDGLRMDNLKLRQRCGLLGNEILLRDFEEKVDASDDLEERLEGLKRRHAELILKCAGVKKKLEYTKP; encoded by the coding sequence ATGGATGGGAATGCAGAGCAGAAAGAGAATGACCCTGGGTCCAATCCCAACATTGAAAACACAGAGCTGAAGAACGATGAGCAACTCCAGCATACACCAGCTGAAGAGCCCTCAGAAGAGGGCAAATCCACTAATGCTGATTACTGTAAGAATAAAGCTGACATGGCTGCAGATGAGGCCGAGGAGGTGGTAGCAGTGGAGCAGAGTGGGCAAGAGTCTGAAAAAGCTTTAGGGGAACAGGCAACAGAGGGTATCTCAgctgagacagagggagggaacccaGCCGCTTCTGAGCCAGGAGAGGGCGCTGGAGATGAGTCACCCACAGGACCCAACCTACCAACGAGTGAGACATTCGAAGAGGGAGAGGTCCCGGAGATGAAGCCTCTAATAGGGGAGCCTCTCTCCCGCGAGGGGAGCCTCACACTCGAAGATGTCGACAACAACAATGATGATGAAGACGGACTGCCAAAACTAGACCCAGGGACTCCCGAAGGGGAGAGTTCCGTGCAGGTTGAGGAAAAGGGTCCCTCTCTAACCAAAGAGACGGGCCCCAGCATCGACTACAAAGAGTACATGAACTTCCTTTATGAGTTGCAGGCGGAGAAGGACAAACTGAGCCAGGTCAACGGTCAGCTCCAGATCAAGCTGGTGGAGTACTTCCGCAAGAAGACAGGTGATGACGCACGTCCTGAGAAGGAGAAAGCCGTGTCAGACCAGGAGCAGCGCTACCAGAAGTACATGGCCATCATGGAGGACCTGAAGTGGCAGCACCGGCTGGACTCGGAGGCAGCCCAGCAGCAGGCAGAGGAGCTGAGGCAGCAGAGCCAGGAGAAGCTGGGCCAGCTGGAGACCGAGTGGAGCGCTTTCATGGCACTGAAGCGCGACGTGGCCGTGACGGCCCTGAGCCGGCGCCTTGGGAAACAGGCGGCGGCGGTCGAGGTAGAGCAGATCCAGGCGGCCGAGCAGCGGCGCCAGAAAGAGCTGGTCACCGTGCGCCTGGAGAATATCAAGCTGAAGAACAAGACGCGCAAGTTTGAGGCCACACTGCGTGCCAAGGAGATGCTCGCTGAGGGCCTGCACCTCATCGACTTCGAGCAGCTGAAGATAGAGAACCAGACGTATAATGAGAAGATAGAGGAGCGCAACGAGGAGCTCCTTAAACTGCGCAAGAAGATCACCAGCACAGTCCAGGTACTAACCCATGTGAAGGAGAAGCTCCAGTTCGTGCAGATGGAGAACCAGGCCAAGCGGGCCCAGTTGgctgaggtggaggtggtggtggccaGGAAGAGGGATGTGCTGACCAGGACCAAGCAGGCCAGGGATGGCCTCCGTATGGACAACCTGAAGCTGCGCCAGCGCTGCGGACTGCTGGGCAACGAGATCCTGCTGAGGGACTTTGAGGAGAAGGTTGACGCCTCAGACGACCTGGAGGAGAGGCTggaggggctgaagaggaggcaCGCAGAGCTCATACTGAAGTGTGCCGGGGTCAAGAAGAAACTGGAGTacaccaaaccctaa
- the LOC110500742 gene encoding uncharacterized protein LOC110500742 isoform X2, with product MMGCLVVTGVLLVILLFHPPAAQMESPDTDVEAVRFEEFCLKISDDSHCTTAEPEPRQTVTNKEAAESTQLAMSSPLDDKEDINSTLQMAVNSSSLVANFMGIPPGHGELGPIEREGCRCKTWQEHTTDRSLVRSIDFRFSATDVCNSEIIETLADGRKVCVNTSLTRYLAPLFGPSTDPDWEGTTTPSPNTSAVSSSPTTQTEEHMSMTPPRDFSLDFYFGVREQEQAYPAPPGPSGSKGHFGQQGATLKTSGQEVCLDVTAPWVRKILEEIKSTTRLPLKELTSFQHILLNDARLIIKLYFMKDVCSAQYCFGPTVVSK from the exons ATGATGGGTTGTCTCGTGGTCACCGGGGTTCTACTTGTGATTCTACTGTTCCATCCTCCAGCAGCTCAGA TGGAGAGCCCAGATACAGATGTGGAGGCCGTGAGATTCGAAGAGTTTTGTCTGAAAATCTCTGATGATTCGCACTGTACAACCGCTGAACCAGAGCCCAGACAAACGGTTACCAACAAGGAGGCAGCTGAGAGCACACAACTGGCAATGTCTTCGCCGTTGGATGACAAGGAAG atataaACTCCACTCTTCAAATGGCTGTCAATTCTTCATCACTTGTGGCAAACTTCATGG GCATCCCACCAGGCCATGGGGAACTGGGGCCGATAGAGAGGGAAGGGTGTCGCTGCAAGACGTGGCAGGAACACACAACTGACCGGTCTCTTGTCAGGAGCATAGACTTCAGGTTCTCTGCAACGGACGTGTGTAACTCAGAGatcat TGAGACACTGGCAGATGGTAGGAAGGTTTGTGTGAATACCTCTCTCACAAGATACCTTGCACCACTGTTTGG GCCTTCAACTGACCCAGACTGGGAAGGGACCACAACCCCCAGCCCAAACACCTCTGCAGTATCCTCGTccccaaccacacagacagaggaacacaTGAGCATGACACCACCAAGGGACTTTTCTTTGGACTTTTACTTTGGAGTTAGAGAACAGGAACAAGCATACCCAGCACCCCCGGGACCCAGTGGGTCCAAAGGACACTTTGGACAACAGGG TGCAACTCTGAAGACGTCAGGTCAAGAGGTTTGCTTGGATGTCACTGCACCCTGGGTAcgcaaaatcctggaggaaatTAAAAGTACAACCAGACTCCCCTTGAAGGAGTTAACCTCATTTCAACACATCCTCCTGAATGACGCTAGGCTGATAATAAAGTTATATTTCATGAAAGATGTGTGCTCAGCACAGTATTGCTTTGGCCCAACAGTTGTTAGTAAGTAG
- the LOC110500742 gene encoding uncharacterized protein LOC110500742 isoform X1 → MMGCLVVTGVLLVILLFHPPAAQMESPDTDVEAVRFEEFCLKISDDSHCTTAEPEPRQTVTNKEAAESTQLAMSSPLDDKEDINSTLQMAVNSSSLVANFMGIPPGHGELGPIEREGCRCKTWQEHTTDRSLVRSIDFRFSATDVCNSEIIETLADGRKVCVNTSLTRYLAPLFGPSTDPDWEGTTTPSPNTSAVSSSPTTQTEEHMSMTPPRDFSLDFYFGVREQEQAYPAPPGPSGSKGHFGQQGPGLQRCVCIKKEARRTGRLISKIQFNAPSSSCNVVEIIATLKTSGQEVCLDVTAPWVRKILEEIKSTTRLPLKELTSFQHILLNDARLIIKLYFMKDVCSAQYCFGPTVVSK, encoded by the exons ATGATGGGTTGTCTCGTGGTCACCGGGGTTCTACTTGTGATTCTACTGTTCCATCCTCCAGCAGCTCAGA TGGAGAGCCCAGATACAGATGTGGAGGCCGTGAGATTCGAAGAGTTTTGTCTGAAAATCTCTGATGATTCGCACTGTACAACCGCTGAACCAGAGCCCAGACAAACGGTTACCAACAAGGAGGCAGCTGAGAGCACACAACTGGCAATGTCTTCGCCGTTGGATGACAAGGAAG atataaACTCCACTCTTCAAATGGCTGTCAATTCTTCATCACTTGTGGCAAACTTCATGG GCATCCCACCAGGCCATGGGGAACTGGGGCCGATAGAGAGGGAAGGGTGTCGCTGCAAGACGTGGCAGGAACACACAACTGACCGGTCTCTTGTCAGGAGCATAGACTTCAGGTTCTCTGCAACGGACGTGTGTAACTCAGAGatcat TGAGACACTGGCAGATGGTAGGAAGGTTTGTGTGAATACCTCTCTCACAAGATACCTTGCACCACTGTTTGG GCCTTCAACTGACCCAGACTGGGAAGGGACCACAACCCCCAGCCCAAACACCTCTGCAGTATCCTCGTccccaaccacacagacagaggaacacaTGAGCATGACACCACCAAGGGACTTTTCTTTGGACTTTTACTTTGGAGTTAGAGAACAGGAACAAGCATACCCAGCACCCCCGGGACCCAGTGGGTCCAAAGGACACTTTGGACAACAGGG GCCTGGTCTGCAGAGATGCGTGTGCATCAAAAAGGAGGCCAGAAGGACAGGAAGGCTCATCTCTAAAATACAGTTTAACGCACCCTCTTCAAGCTGCAACGTTGTGGAGATTAT TGCAACTCTGAAGACGTCAGGTCAAGAGGTTTGCTTGGATGTCACTGCACCCTGGGTAcgcaaaatcctggaggaaatTAAAAGTACAACCAGACTCCCCTTGAAGGAGTTAACCTCATTTCAACACATCCTCCTGAATGACGCTAGGCTGATAATAAAGTTATATTTCATGAAAGATGTGTGCTCAGCACAGTATTGCTTTGGCCCAACAGTTGTTAGTAAGTAG